The Sylvia atricapilla isolate bSylAtr1 chromosome 5, bSylAtr1.pri, whole genome shotgun sequence genome includes a window with the following:
- the ERGIC2 gene encoding endoplasmic reticulum-Golgi intermediate compartment protein 2, whose protein sequence is MRRLNRKKTLNLMKELDAFPKVPESYVETSASGGTVSLIAFTTIAFLTIMEFMVYQDTWMKYEYEVDKDFTSKLRINIDITVAMRCQYVGADVLDLAETMVASADGLIYEPVPFELTPQQKEFQRMLQIIQSRLQEEHSLQDVIFKSAFKSASTALPPREDNSLQSPDACRIHGHLYVNKVAGNFHITVGKAIPHPRGHAHLAALVSHESYNFSHRIDHLSFGELIPGIINPLDGTEKIASDHNQMFQYFITVVPTKLHTYKISAETHQFSVTERERVINHAAGSHGVSGIFMKYDISSLMVTVTEEHMPFWQFLVRLCGIIGGIFSTTGILHGFGRFVAEIIFCRFRLGSYRSTSDPLPDGHTSNHLPLITDNSTH, encoded by the exons ATGAGGCGACTGAATCGGAAGAAGACCTTGAATTTGATGAAAGAGTTGGATGCCTTTCCAAAGGTTCCTGAGAGCTATGTGGAGACTTCAGCCAGTGGAGGCACAG TTTCTCTGATAGCATTTACAACAATAGCTTTCCTGACTATTATGGAGTTCATGGTGTACCAGGACACATGGatgaaatatgaatatgaagTAGACAAGGATTTTACTAG taaatTAAGGATCAATATTGATATTACAGTTGCCATGAGGTGTCAAT ATGTGGGGGCTGATGTTCTGGATTTAGCAGAAACAATGGTTGCCTCTGCAGATGGGTTAATCTATGAACCA gtACCATTTGAGCTCACCCCACaacaaaaagaatttcaaag GATGCTGCAAATAATTCAGAGTAGGCTGCAGGAAGAACACTCTCTTCAAGATGTGATATTCAAAAGTGCATTTAAAAGTGCTTCTACAGCACTGCCACCACG ggAAGATAATTCATTACAGTCTCCAGATGCATGCAGAATTCATGGTCATCTCTATGTCAATAAAGTGGCAGGGAACTTTCACATAACTGTGGGCAA GGCAATACCACACCCTCGAGGCCATGCACACTTGGCAGCCCTTGTAAGCCATGAGT CCTATAACTTCTCCCACAGAATAGATCATTTGTCATTTGGAGAGCTCATTCCAGGAATTATTAATCCATTGgatggaacagaaaaaattgCATCAGATC acAATCAGATGTTCCAATATTTCATCACAGTTGTGCCAACCAAACTCCATACATACaaaatttcagcagaaactcatcaattttcagtgacagaaagg gaaagagTAATTAACCATGCAGCTGGCAGCCATGGGGTGTCAGGAATATTCATGAAATACGACATCAGTTCACTGATGGTGACGGTGACAGAAGAACACATGCCTTTTTGGCAGTTCCTAGTGAGGCTCTGTGGCATTATTGGTGGAATTTTTTCAACTACAG GAATTTTACATGGCTTTGGAAGATTTgtagcagaaattattttttgccgTTTCAGACTGGGCTCTTACAGATCCACATCG gaCCCACTTCCTGATGGCCACACAAGCAACCACTTACCTCTAATTACAGACAATAGTACACATTAG